Below is a window of Paraburkholderia kururiensis DNA.
AAGCGGCGTACTTCACCGAGTTCGGCACGGTCAGGTAGTTGCCGATGCCGTTGTACGCCCAGCTGTCTTGCCAGTAGTCGCCCACGGTCATGGGGTCGAAGATGTCGCCCATGGTGTCGTAAAGCGGCGCGTATTGATTGCCGAACGTGAGCGCGCCGTAGCGTGTGCTCGACAGACCCACGTAGGCCTGCCGGCTGAACAGCGTGTTCGCCACGTGCAGCCTTCCGTCGCCCAGCTCGAAGCCGTTTTCAAGACGGAAGATGGCCGACAGCCCGCCGCCCAGGTCTTCCGTGCCGCGCAGCCCCCAGCGGCTGTGCGTTTCGGGGCCCACTGTCATGCCGATCAGGTCTTTGCCGTCGGGGCCGGCATTGGTCTGATAGCGAATGGCCGTATCGACGAGGCCATACAACGTGACCGAGCTTTGTGCGAACGCCGACGACGCGCTCATTGCGAACAGCGTGCCGACACCCATGGAAATAGTGATTTTCTTCATAAGTTTGATCCCCTAAGCGACTGATTTTCTGCACGGCTCGTCAGCTTGTGGATGTGCCGACTGATGCCGCGGCCGCGAGCATAGTCGGCCGATTCGAGGAGGCATATTGTCCAATCTGGACGAGTCCTTTGCAGAATCGGAGAGAATCGCGGCACGATGCCGCGCCGGCCGCAGGGTCGGCGCTGAGCGCTCGGCGGCCTGATGGGCGGTCGAGGCGCTCCGAAAAAACGTGTGGTCAAAAACCGACAACCCGGAGGGATGAGGATGACGATGCGATACGTGGCGCTGCTGCGCGCCGTGAATGTGGGCGGCACAGGCAAGCTGCCGATGTCCGATCTGCGGGCGATCTGCGAATCCGTTGGCTTCACCAACGTGCGCACCTACATTGCGAGCGGCAACGTGGTGTTCGAAAGCAGGCTCGCGGAACCTGCGGTGAAGGCCCGACTCGAAAGCGGGCTGCAAGCTTATGCCGGCAAGCCCGTGGGGGTGCTAATCCGCACGGGCGCAGAACTGATGGCCGTGCTGGCCGGCAATCCGTTCAAGACGGCCGCGCCGAATCGCACGGTGGCCATCTTCCTCGATACGCCGCCGGCCGCGGACGCGCTGTCACGCGTAACCGGCCAGCAAGACGAAGAGATCGCGCTGGGCACACGCGAGATCTTCGTGCACTACGGCAGCGGCATGGCGCGTTCGAAGCTGAAGATTCCGGCTGCGAGCGCCGGAACGGCGCGCAACATGAACACGATAGAAACGCTGGCAACGTGGGCGACCGAATAGCTTGCGACGTGGTCGCCCATGCACCCGACGATGCCGCCGCTCAACCCTCGCGGAACAGGAAGCTATAGGCGTTGAGCGCCGGCACGCCGCCCAGGTGCGCGTAAAGCACCTTCGACCCCGCCGGGAATTCGCCGTTGCGCACGCGCTCGATCATGCCGTGCATCGATTTGCCTTCGTAGACCGGGTCGGTCAGCATGCCTTCCATGCGTGCGCACAGCCGGATCGCCTCCAGCGTGCCTTCGTTCGGCAGCCCGTATTCAGGGCCGCCGAAGCGCTCGTCGAGCACCACGTCACGCTCGGTGATGTCGCGGCCCAGGTCCACCGCTTCCGCCGTTTGCTTCGCGATACGCGTGATCTGTTCGCGCGTTTTCTCCGGTTTCGCCGAGGCGTCGATGCCGATCACGCGGTCCGCGCGCCCGTCTGCTGCGAAGCCCACCACCATGCCCGCCTGCGTGCTGCCCGTCACCGAACACACCACCACGTAGTCGAACTTGAAGCCGAGTTCGGCTTCCTGCTGGCGCACTTCCTCGGCAAAGCCCACAAAACCGAGCCCGCCCAGCGGATGGTCCGAGCAGCCCGCCGGAATCGCGTAAGGCTTGCCGCCCGCGGCGCGCACGCTCTCCAGCGCCTCTTCCCAGCTGCGCCGAAAGCCGATGTCGAAGCCGTCCGGCACGAGCCGCACGTCGGCGCCCATGATGCGCGACATCTGGATATTGCCGACGCGGTCATACACGGCGTCGTAGTAGTTCACCCAGTTTTCCTGCACGAGCACGCACTTCATGCCCAGATGAGCGGCGACCGCGGCCACCTGACGCGTCTGGTTCGACTGGATGCCGCCGATCGAAACGAGCGTGTCGCAGCCCTGCGCCAACGCTTCGGGAATCAGGTATTCGAGCTTGCGGGTCTTGTTGCCGCCGAACGCGAGGCCGCTGTTGCAGTCTTCGCGCTTGGCGTAGAGCTCCACCTTGCCGCCCAGATGGTCGGATAGCCGCTTGAGCGGCTGGATCGGCGTGGGACCGAACGTGAGCGGATAGCGAGGGAAGCGCTTGAGATTCATGGCGGAGCTCCAGTACGTAAGCGGGTGATGACGGAGGATGGGGGTGGCGCCGATGCGGCCGTGCCGACGTTGCCGCAGAACGTTCATCTTAGAAAAGCCGCACAGAAATGAGCTTGCGAAAAAAATTGCGCTGCCCTACTTTGCGTAGAGCAGTACGAACTCTTGCTTAATAGAATTGCTCCCACCTACCCATGCCCACAACAAAATTGCGTGCCTCTTCGTCGCGCCGCGCAGCCACCCCGCGCCGCCGGACCACGGCCGCGCCGCAGACCGCAGACGCCGCGCAGCCGGCAGTCGAACTCGATCGCATCGACCGCGCCATCCTGCGCGAATTGCAGCGCGACGCGTCCATCTCGAACGTGAGCCTCGCCGCCACGGTCAATCTCAGCGCACCCGCGTGCCTGCGCCGCGTGGAGCGGCTCAAGGCGGCGGGGCTCATTCGCGGCGTCGTGGCGCTGCTGGACCCGAAAGCGCTGGGCGCGGGCATGCTCGTGGTGATCGGCGTGGTGCTGGACCGCTCCACGCCCGAATCGTTTGCGGATTTCGAGAAGGCCGCCAAAAAAGTGGCGGGCTGCATGGAGTGCCACGTCGTGACCGGCGAATTCGACTACTTCATGCTGGTGCGCACGAAAGACAGCGACAGCTTCAATCGCCTGCACGCCGAACAGCTGCTTTACCTG
It encodes the following:
- a CDS encoding DUF1697 domain-containing protein, giving the protein MTMRYVALLRAVNVGGTGKLPMSDLRAICESVGFTNVRTYIASGNVVFESRLAEPAVKARLESGLQAYAGKPVGVLIRTGAELMAVLAGNPFKTAAPNRTVAIFLDTPPAADALSRVTGQQDEEIALGTREIFVHYGSGMARSKLKIPAASAGTARNMNTIETLATWATE
- a CDS encoding 1-aminocyclopropane-1-carboxylate deaminase, producing MNLKRFPRYPLTFGPTPIQPLKRLSDHLGGKVELYAKREDCNSGLAFGGNKTRKLEYLIPEALAQGCDTLVSIGGIQSNQTRQVAAVAAHLGMKCVLVQENWVNYYDAVYDRVGNIQMSRIMGADVRLVPDGFDIGFRRSWEEALESVRAAGGKPYAIPAGCSDHPLGGLGFVGFAEEVRQQEAELGFKFDYVVVCSVTGSTQAGMVVGFAADGRADRVIGIDASAKPEKTREQITRIAKQTAEAVDLGRDITERDVVLDERFGGPEYGLPNEGTLEAIRLCARMEGMLTDPVYEGKSMHGMIERVRNGEFPAGSKVLYAHLGGVPALNAYSFLFREG
- a CDS encoding Lrp/AsnC family transcriptional regulator; this encodes MPTTKLRASSSRRAATPRRRTTAAPQTADAAQPAVELDRIDRAILRELQRDASISNVSLAATVNLSAPACLRRVERLKAAGLIRGVVALLDPKALGAGMLVVIGVVLDRSTPESFADFEKAAKKVAGCMECHVVTGEFDYFMLVRTKDSDSFNRLHAEQLLYLPGVRQIRTFMVLKEILSTTAFPIQGLK